The Skermanella rosea genomic sequence CAGCTCGCCCTTTACCAGCCGCCCGGGCGGGATGCGTCCTTCGGTTCCGGCAAGGCTCCGGACGACGCCTTCTGGTTTGAGCTGATGCCGGGAAACACGCTGCTCCACCATGACGTGGAGGGGATCAACGGCTATTCCGCCCTGGACCCCCGGGGCCTGCGCGAGGCCTTTTGCATGGATTACATCGGGGCCAGCTGTCCGGACGCCGCGCGGCGGATCCTGTCGCCGGCCACGTCCGCGGATGGGACCGCCGGGCTTTCACTGCTCGACCTCACCCGCGTCGAGCGCGTGGTCGCCCAGCGGGGGCTCCATGCCGGGAGGTTCGCCGTGGAGGCGGGAGGCACCTGGGTCCGGGCCGGATCGGGCAGGCATGCCGACGTCTTCGTGAGACGCGAGCCGCTCCCCCCGCGGCCGGGCAGCGTTTCGGTCCTGCCGCCGGACATGCGGTTGCGGCTGGTCGGGAGAGGGCCGGACCGCGAGTCCTATCAACTGGACAAGGGGCATGGCGGCGGCCGGGTCGTATGGGCACGAGCCTGGTATCCCGGGTATCGCGCCTTCCTGGCCGGTCGCTCCCTCGAGGTCGAGCCGGTGCTGGGGTTCCTCCCGTCCGTCGTGCTCCCTCCGGACGAGGGGGGCGAACTGGTCCTCGACTACGTCCCGGCGGGGCTGCGGCCGGGCTTGGCGATCGCAGGCGTCGCCCTGGCACTGGCGGGCGCCTTCTCACTCGGAAGCCTGCTGCTGAAACGGGAAAGGCGGAGAGGGGAGGGAGTGTCGGTGACTGCCGAGGGCTAGCCGCCGGGCCGCAAGGTTCCGCCGGCCCGGCAACCATGATGTTCCCGATGGGTCACAACCGGAGCCAGTGGGAAAGCACTGTGATGGGGGATTGTGGCGCGGGAACCGACAAGGGAAAGCCGTCGCTTCGCCGGACGGCGATGCCGAAGACTTGACGGCAAGGGGAAGGAGCAAAAATGGACATGGATCTGTGGCATCTGGGAATCCTGCTCATTCTGACTTGGCTGGCGTGGCTGAACAGGCGCATCATCGTGTATTATCTCCGCTCGCGGCATCTCTTGAACCGGACCTTGTCCCGATATGTCCTGCTTTCATCCTCGGATGTCGTTCTCTCAAGCCTGATCCATCTGGGTGGATTCATCGGCGTGATACTTGTATGCGAGGCCTACTATGGCTGGCATATGAACGTGGCCGAGTACAACCTCCCCCGCTGAAGTCCCCTCGCCGCAGACGTGTCACCCTGCTCCCTTCTGCACGGAGGATGCCGAGACCTGCGCCTTCAGGACGAAATCGTAGGCGAGCCTCCGCCACGGTCCGGCGCTCCCGTCCGGGAAGCCGCCGGGAGCACCCGGCGGGCACGCCACGACGAGCGAGGGCTTGACGCCGAACACCGCGTCGTCGGCGAGGTACGGGCTGTCGGCCGGGAAGAGCTGGGTGACCAGGGATTCGTGCCCCTCCGCCGCGACTCTGAAATGGATGTGCGCCGGCCGGAAGGGATGGCGCCCGGTGGCGTTCAGCAGTTCGCCCACCGGGCCGCCCGCCGGGATCGGGTAGTGGGACGGCAGGATCGACCGGAAGGCGAAGCGTCCCCGGCCGTCGGTGCGGAAGCGCGCCCGCAGCGTCGGTTCCGTCAGTTCCGGGCGCTGCATGTCGTAGTAGCCGTTCTCGTCGGCCTGCCAGACATCGACGAGGGCGCCGGCGAGCGGGCGCCCGTCGCCGGATGACACGGACCCTTCCACATGGAGGCGCTCGCCCGGCTGCCCCCGCGCCATGTCGGCGCCGAGCGGCAGTTCCGGGGTGTCGGCGGCGTGGAACGGGCCGGGCGGGGTGGTCTCGGTGATTCCCCCGGCTGTCGGGTGGTTGATCGAGTCCACCAGCATGGTGACGCCAAGGACGTCCGACAGCAGGACGTATTCCTGGCGTCCCCCGGTGCAGGCCCTGCCGGCGCGGGCGAGGAAATCGACCGCCGCACCCCATTCCTCGACTGTGGGTCGGACATCCCGCACGAAGCCGTGCAGGTGGCGCACCAGGCTGGTCATGATGGCCTTCAGGCGCGGATCGCCGGTGCCGGCGAAGCGGTCGATCACCTCCCGCGTGAGGGAGTTCCCATCGAGATCCGTCATGAAATCCGGCATGGCGGCCGTCACCCGGGAATCATGACGCCGAGATAGGGCGCCGTCGGCTTCTCGGACGGGCCGGCAAGGTCCGGCACCTTGTGCCGTACGGGCCTGAGGTTCCTGAGATAGGTCGCCAGGGCCTGGGCATCGGCGTCGGTGAGCTTGCCGTAGCTGTGATAGGGCATCACCGGGGCCAGGACGCGGCCGTCCGGGCGGACGCCGGTGCGGACGGCCTTGACGACGTCGGCCTCGCTCCAGTTTCCCAGGCCGGTTTCCGGCTCCGGAGTCAGGTTGGGCGGGTAGAAGGTTCCGAGCCCCGGGACCTGGAATCCCACCTCGGAGCCGCCGAGATAGCGCTGCGGATCGGGCTTTCCCAGCAGCGCCCCGGTGGTATGGCAGCCGCCGCAATCCATGATGGCGGCAAGATATTCGCCCCGCTTCACGGCTTCCTCCGCGGCGGTCGGCGAGGTCGTCACGAGGGCCGCGCCGAGCAGCAGCGAGGTGGCGGCGGCGCCGGCGGTCAGAATCGTGCGCATGTTCTCCACATCCCTTGATCGTCTTCGGATGACCGAACCTTAGCGCGCACGGCTTTCCGCCGCCCTTTCCGGATCTTTCCCGAGTTGGCCGGAGTTTTCCCGGATCTCCTACTCGGGCACGCCGGCTTTCCTGAGTCCTTCGATGAACACGTCGCGGTGGGCGAACTTGCCCAGGTTTCGGCGGAGCACGCTCAGGCAGAGGGGTGGACCCACCCTGTTTCGGATCTCGATGAACTCCCGGGCCTCGTCCAGCAGGCCCAGGTGGCCGCAGCAGCTGATCAGGGTGTTGTAGTGCCCGGAATATTCCGCGAAGGAGGAGACCGAGGCCCGCAGGAAGGGCAGCGCCTCTTCGAAATGCTGCGCCCCCAGGAGCGCCAGGCCATGGATCGCCGTGTACAGCCCGGAGAAGCCGTCGAGCGGGCTCATGCGCAGCGCACGGCCGGTCTCGGCGATCGCCTCGTCGAAATGGCCCGCCCTCAGGAGCGCCCACCCCAGGGCCGTGCGGCCGAGCGCGAAGCTCGGGTGGAGGCCGAGCGCTGTCCGGAGCTCCCCCAGGGCCCGCTCGTGCTGGCCCGCCGTGCTGAGGCACAGCCCCGAGACCATCCGGGCCCACGGATCGCTGGGGTCGAGGGAAAGCGCATCCTGGGCATGCCCGGCCGCCTGACGGTAGCCCTCGCGTGCGTCGGGAAACCAGTAGCAGAGCGCCGCCCACCACAGCGCCCAGCTCAGCAGCGCGTGGGCGCGGGCATAGCCCGGCTCGATCGCGATGGCATGGCGCAGCAGGGCCTGGGCGTCCTCGTTCTGCCGGCG encodes the following:
- a CDS encoding dioxygenase family protein; this encodes MTDLDGNSLTREVIDRFAGTGDPRLKAIMTSLVRHLHGFVRDVRPTVEEWGAAVDFLARAGRACTGGRQEYVLLSDVLGVTMLVDSINHPTAGGITETTPPGPFHAADTPELPLGADMARGQPGERLHVEGSVSSGDGRPLAGALVDVWQADENGYYDMQRPELTEPTLRARFRTDGRGRFAFRSILPSHYPIPAGGPVGELLNATGRHPFRPAHIHFRVAAEGHESLVTQLFPADSPYLADDAVFGVKPSLVVACPPGAPGGFPDGSAGPWRRLAYDFVLKAQVSASSVQKGAG
- a CDS encoding c-type cytochrome, giving the protein MRTILTAGAAATSLLLGAALVTTSPTAAEEAVKRGEYLAAIMDCGGCHTTGALLGKPDPQRYLGGSEVGFQVPGLGTFYPPNLTPEPETGLGNWSEADVVKAVRTGVRPDGRVLAPVMPYHSYGKLTDADAQALATYLRNLRPVRHKVPDLAGPSEKPTAPYLGVMIPG